DNA sequence from the Candidatus Binatia bacterium genome:
GTCATCAGCACGTAGGCATGGACGACGACGCGATAGCGGCTCGCCGCGGCCGCCACCCGCTCGCAGAACCGCTCCCGATCCTGGGCATCCCGGAAGATCGGCCGGCGCTCATTCCCCCGGGCGGTGACGTGGTAGAGCGCCCCGGGATACGTGATCCGCAGCGGCCGGGCCATGGCCGGTCGCGTATCACGCTGAAGTCATGATTTCCAG
Encoded proteins:
- a CDS encoding transposase, with product MARPLRITYPGALYHVTARGNERRPIFRDAQDRERFCERVAAAASRYRVVVHAYVLMTSHYHLLVETRD